The Legionella cincinnatiensis genome includes a region encoding these proteins:
- a CDS encoding DUF4286 family protein — MVIYEVNLSIDRDVFAKFQIWLKEHVKEMLQLPGFIQARILKPEDKEIIGKNKLTVQYQLENRESLTIYFAEFAAKMREEGIRLFKDKFSAERKIFEVQENIVKQ; from the coding sequence ATGGTTATTTATGAAGTCAATTTATCAATTGACCGAGATGTCTTTGCAAAATTTCAAATATGGTTAAAGGAGCATGTAAAAGAAATGCTTCAATTGCCTGGATTCATACAAGCAAGAATTTTAAAGCCAGAAGATAAGGAAATAATTGGGAAAAATAAATTAACAGTCCAATATCAACTGGAAAATAGAGAATCCTTAACTATATATTTTGCTGAATTTGCAGCTAAAATGCGTGAAGAGGGGATTAGATTATTTAAAGATAAATTTTCTGCAGAAAGAAAGATTTTTGAAGTTCAGGAAAATATTGTGAAACAATAA
- a CDS encoding GNAT family N-acetyltransferase translates to MIGFSSEEFRFCFKLMDKSQHEFVLGWIHQPHINEWLHGEGLSNTIKDIEQFLNNGEPWATHWIAYDNEIPFAYLMTSEVEKSKEYPEGAVTLDLFICRLDYIGKGLSIQMIHEFILSQFIDKKIVLIDPEISNERAVHVYQKAGFEIIGEFIASWHPVPHYKMQLCIDKLKKQKSLD, encoded by the coding sequence ATGATTGGTTTTTCTTCAGAAGAGTTTCGTTTTTGCTTTAAACTCATGGATAAATCTCAACATGAATTTGTTCTGGGATGGATTCATCAACCTCATATTAATGAATGGCTTCATGGTGAGGGTTTAAGCAATACCATCAAAGATATAGAACAATTCTTAAATAATGGGGAACCATGGGCTACCCATTGGATAGCCTACGATAATGAAATTCCATTTGCTTATTTGATGACTTCTGAAGTTGAAAAATCAAAAGAATATCCAGAGGGAGCAGTTACTTTAGATTTATTTATTTGCAGGTTGGATTACATAGGGAAAGGATTATCGATACAAATGATTCATGAATTCATCTTAAGTCAATTTATTGATAAAAAAATTGTGCTAATTGATCCAGAAATTTCTAATGAACGTGCTGTTCATGTGTATCAAAAAGCTGGTTTTGAAATTATTGGCGAATTTATAGCCTCATGGCATCCCGTCCCACACTATAAAATGCAGTTATGTATTGATAAACTAAAAAAACAAAAATCATTAGACTAG
- a CDS encoding monovalent cation/H+ antiporter complex subunit F has translation MNIWFIAILFMLLSLLITTVGILRGTVLNRLIFLQVSSNITTITALLLCEFYGRAAYFDVPLTMAILSFISILIFIRYLE, from the coding sequence GTGAATATTTGGTTTATCGCAATTCTATTTATGCTTCTAAGCTTATTAATTACAACAGTTGGAATTTTGCGAGGTACGGTTTTAAATCGATTAATTTTTTTACAAGTAAGCAGCAATATAACTACTATAACTGCTTTATTATTATGCGAGTTTTATGGCCGAGCTGCTTATTTTGATGTGCCGTTAACAATGGCTATATTAAGCTTTATTAGTATATTAATTTTTATTCGGTATTTGGAGTGA
- a CDS encoding cation:proton antiporter: MNYVIGIPLFLGVVLILLSSIALVILPTAYARLHFLAPTTLGIFLIVISILIKEGLNQQGIKSLLVFIILMLIGPVLTHATARAGKMEKNQ; this comes from the coding sequence ATGAATTATGTAATAGGAATCCCTCTTTTTTTAGGAGTTGTATTAATACTTCTTTCTAGTATTGCTCTTGTAATTTTACCAACAGCCTATGCTCGGTTGCATTTCCTGGCGCCTACTACCTTAGGGATATTTTTAATTGTAATTTCAATTTTGATCAAAGAAGGACTGAATCAACAAGGGATTAAGTCTTTATTAGTTTTTATAATTTTAATGTTAATAGGACCCGTATTGACTCATGCCACGGCAAGGGCAGGTAAAATGGAAAAAAATCAATGA
- a CDS encoding DUF4040 domain-containing protein — translation MIFINLIIYLLLIITGTGVILTRNPLKQTIVLSLFGLIASLLFLILQAPEVALSEIVVGMVIIPLMVLLSLIKIKSYKEINKDEGE, via the coding sequence ATGATATTTATAAATCTAATTATCTATCTGTTGCTTATTATTACTGGAACTGGGGTAATATTAACTAGAAACCCATTAAAGCAAACAATTGTATTAAGTTTATTTGGGCTTATTGCTTCTCTATTATTCTTGATCCTGCAAGCACCAGAAGTTGCTCTTTCAGAAATTGTTGTAGGCATGGTGATCATTCCCCTGATGGTTCTACTCTCTCTTATAAAAATAAAAAGTTATAAAGAAATCAATAAAGATGAAGGGGAATAA
- a CDS encoding MnhB domain-containing protein gives MNSTRKYFFLFSALGFFIFLIPGILTLLPFGQNQSEYARIVLTQESAKIKATNIVTAVAFDYRGFDSFIEAIILFTSVVGIILVLRVGKKERKEISKHINSKKQPPKISPAIEFFGLVFIGYIAFFGFYMVLHAPLSPGGGFQGGVIISSALLLIYLAGSYFEFIQRLSLYVISLVESLGLISLILLGSIPFLEGNNFFYNFLPKGTLGNILSSGTILPFNLFVGITVMASIIQILNEFLEQVVIIRKKSKER, from the coding sequence ATGAATAGCACTAGGAAATATTTTTTTTTATTTTCTGCTCTTGGTTTTTTCATCTTTTTAATTCCAGGAATTTTAACGCTCCTTCCTTTCGGCCAGAATCAAAGCGAATATGCAAGAATTGTTCTTACACAGGAGTCAGCTAAAATAAAAGCAACTAATATCGTAACTGCAGTTGCTTTTGACTATCGCGGTTTTGATAGTTTTATTGAAGCAATAATCCTTTTTACGTCAGTTGTTGGTATTATTCTTGTTTTGCGAGTAGGGAAAAAAGAAAGAAAAGAAATTTCAAAGCATATAAACTCTAAGAAACAGCCTCCAAAAATTAGCCCTGCAATTGAGTTTTTTGGTTTGGTTTTTATTGGTTATATTGCTTTTTTTGGTTTTTATATGGTTTTGCATGCTCCATTATCACCCGGAGGGGGATTTCAAGGTGGAGTAATCATCAGTTCTGCTTTACTATTAATTTATCTTGCAGGATCCTATTTTGAATTTATCCAGAGGCTTTCATTATATGTTATAAGTCTTGTTGAATCTTTGGGATTGATTAGTTTAATTTTATTGGGAAGCATTCCATTTTTGGAGGGAAACAATTTTTTTTATAATTTTCTTCCTAAAGGAACGCTCGGAAATATATTATCTTCAGGAACGATTTTACCTTTTAATTTATTTGTTGGTATCACTGTTATGGCCAGCATCATTCAAATTTTAAATGAATTTTTAGAACAAGTAGTCATCATTCGCAAAAAGAGTAAGGAAAGATAA
- a CDS encoding sodium:proton antiporter — MDYLSYFVAFWLFIFSLYGIVSSRNLIHMINCIIVLQSSTYIFLLFIGYRQGGSAPVLADNIPPEKMVDPVVQAIALTDIVVSAVVAALLLAIAIQAYKQFKTLDPYKLISIKG; from the coding sequence ATGGATTATTTGTCTTATTTTGTAGCATTTTGGTTGTTTATTTTCTCTCTCTATGGGATCGTTAGCAGTCGCAATTTAATTCATATGATTAATTGCATTATTGTCTTACAGTCCTCTACTTATATTTTTCTTTTATTCATTGGATACCGTCAAGGAGGCTCTGCGCCTGTTCTTGCGGATAATATACCTCCTGAAAAGATGGTTGATCCGGTAGTGCAAGCCATTGCTCTGACCGATATTGTAGTGAGTGCAGTCGTTGCTGCATTATTATTGGCTATTGCAATACAGGCATATAAGCAGTTTAAAACGCTCGATCCCTATAAATTAATTTCTATAAAAGGTTGA
- a CDS encoding complex I subunit 5 family protein → MYNLAVLPILLPFLTAMILLVVRDVLSRKFLDSIALATTLAVTLICILLMRRVPEVYWFGNQIPVGKMAVGIAFVIDFIAASLATFTSFLTFTVFIYSWSYFKAVSGLYHSLMLLFLGAMIGFCFTGDLFNLFVFFELMSVAAFALTAYKNESQSALQGALNFVITNMLGGMLILLGVTFIYSKTGALNFAQIGALLQNQTLDNIIITSFVLMTIGFLIKAAIAPFHFWLADAHTVAPTPVSVLLSGIMAPLGLYGFLRVYWTMYAAPLHSLDTVVTVLFFSIGTITILIASIMCFIERSLKRMLAFSTISNSGIILIGISTLKPLGIQASMIYILAHGFLKGSLFMCSGVLLHHFRSVDELDLQGKGKKIPFIGLLFFIGIIGLAGLPAFGVFTAKNMIEASMDLKVVGVAFFLILFESIVTTGAFARVFGRVFLGWGMQQKNNLVTENSEEQETQATKKTTPIVMGIPIVLLLLAPVVLNYLYFFNNTLSTAANEFQNRIWYYAVVYNETLPVTQPVNYSGNLKNYIFEFTGILIALFIGFLNIFKHFIPFKIRKITDTINMPFITILKSLQSGLIGDYLSWIIFGTTIIGLAFLRSV, encoded by the coding sequence ATGTATAATTTGGCTGTTTTGCCCATTCTACTTCCTTTTCTTACGGCTATGATTTTATTAGTGGTTCGGGATGTCTTAAGTAGAAAGTTCTTGGATTCTATTGCATTAGCTACAACACTTGCAGTTACTTTGATTTGTATCCTATTAATGAGGCGTGTTCCTGAGGTGTATTGGTTTGGTAATCAAATTCCCGTAGGGAAGATGGCAGTAGGTATTGCATTCGTTATCGATTTTATAGCAGCTTCTTTAGCAACTTTTACTTCATTTCTGACGTTTACAGTTTTTATTTATTCTTGGAGTTACTTTAAAGCGGTTAGCGGTTTATATCATTCTCTTATGCTCCTTTTTTTAGGAGCTATGATTGGGTTTTGTTTTACCGGTGATCTGTTTAACCTCTTTGTTTTTTTTGAGCTTATGAGTGTGGCTGCATTTGCTTTAACAGCATATAAGAATGAATCACAAAGTGCTTTGCAGGGCGCTCTCAATTTTGTGATTACGAATATGCTGGGTGGCATGTTAATATTATTAGGCGTAACATTTATTTATAGTAAAACAGGGGCATTAAATTTTGCTCAAATAGGGGCTCTGCTCCAAAATCAAACTTTAGACAATATCATCATTACTTCTTTTGTGTTGATGACAATAGGATTTTTAATTAAAGCAGCTATCGCTCCTTTTCATTTCTGGCTTGCCGATGCACATACAGTTGCACCAACGCCTGTATCTGTCCTTTTGTCAGGTATTATGGCTCCACTTGGATTATATGGTTTTTTACGTGTTTATTGGACGATGTATGCGGCGCCGTTACATTCTTTAGATACGGTGGTTACTGTACTATTTTTTAGTATAGGCACTATTACCATTTTAATCGCAAGCATCATGTGTTTTATTGAACGCTCATTAAAACGAATGCTTGCTTTTTCGACTATAAGTAACTCGGGCATTATTTTAATTGGTATATCTACCTTAAAACCACTAGGTATACAGGCTTCTATGATTTATATTCTTGCACATGGTTTTTTAAAGGGTTCCCTTTTTATGTGCAGCGGGGTGTTATTGCATCATTTTAGAAGCGTTGATGAACTTGATTTACAGGGAAAAGGAAAAAAAATACCTTTCATTGGTCTTTTGTTTTTTATAGGAATTATTGGTTTGGCAGGTTTGCCTGCATTTGGGGTTTTTACAGCCAAAAATATGATTGAAGCTTCTATGGATTTGAAAGTTGTTGGGGTTGCCTTTTTTCTTATTCTATTTGAATCAATTGTTACCACCGGAGCGTTTGCACGTGTGTTTGGAAGAGTTTTTCTTGGTTGGGGAATGCAGCAAAAAAATAATTTGGTCACCGAAAATAGCGAAGAGCAAGAAACTCAAGCCACCAAAAAAACTACTCCTATAGTGATGGGTATTCCAATAGTATTATTACTATTAGCACCTGTGGTTCTAAATTATCTCTATTTTTTTAATAACACTTTAAGTACTGCTGCAAATGAATTTCAAAATCGAATTTGGTATTATGCTGTTGTATATAATGAAACATTACCTGTTACACAGCCAGTAAATTATTCAGGAAATTTAAAAAATTATATTTTCGAATTCACGGGGATTTTAATTGCTTTATTTATTGGATTCTTAAATATCTTTAAACATTTTATCCCTTTTAAAATACGTAAAATAACTGATACGATTAATATGCCCTTTATAACAATATTGAAATCATTGCAAAGTGGTTTAATTGGAGATTATCTATCTTGGATTATTTTTGGGACAACTATTATAGGTCTTGCTTTTTTACGTTCAGTATAA
- a CDS encoding PHA/PHB synthase family protein, with protein MPRENYKKNEIRDTDENPQNLDEYLTGYTAGYQFSGPHRPLEESEQILKYPSDFDRMLHAWLAEITLGISPASLILAYIDWFLHLLVYPIKQQELLRDANRKIEMFLNYVKYSLLGQKCDPCIVPQEKDSRFENRLWQELPFAFYAQGFLLTEHWWQLATTHIHGVSRHHTEIVNFVTRQWLDMLSPSNFLPTNPEVIKTTLDEQGQNLIKGLDHLIDDLSRFIQNELPRDAEQFKLGTDLATCEGKIIYRNSLFELIQYVPKTQKVYPEPILIIPAWIMKYYILDLSPNNSMVKFLLEKGHTVFMISWKNPDKEDSSHGLSDYLKEGVIKAIEIVSKVVPNQKIHATGYCVGGTILTMAAAYLAKHNKNLLKSLTLFATQIDFADAGELLMFIDESELAYLDDLMWNQGNLKKWQLSGAFNMLRSKDLIWSRWVRDYLKGKEEKMFDLMAWNADATRIPYKLHAEYLRSLYLNNDLIEHRYQFEDTIIDLDEIRIPVFAVATEKDHIAPWKSVFKLHALLATELTFILTNGGHNAGIISEPGHKDRKFEIRVSNSRDHYISPEKWREKAEKKIRIMVANVAKLA; from the coding sequence ATGCCACGTGAAAACTATAAAAAAAATGAAATTAGAGACACTGATGAGAACCCCCAAAATTTAGATGAATATTTAACAGGCTATACGGCGGGTTATCAATTTTCTGGACCTCATCGGCCACTAGAAGAGTCAGAACAGATACTTAAATATCCTTCTGATTTTGATCGTATGTTACATGCTTGGTTAGCAGAAATCACGTTAGGGATATCACCGGCTTCTTTGATACTTGCATATATTGATTGGTTTTTGCATTTATTAGTATACCCTATCAAACAGCAAGAATTGCTCAGAGACGCAAATCGAAAAATTGAAATGTTCTTAAACTACGTGAAATATAGTTTGCTAGGACAGAAATGCGATCCTTGTATTGTACCACAAGAAAAAGACAGCCGATTTGAGAATAGGCTATGGCAAGAGTTACCATTTGCTTTTTATGCACAAGGATTTTTATTAACCGAACATTGGTGGCAATTAGCCACAACCCACATTCATGGTGTAAGTAGGCATCATACCGAAATCGTTAACTTTGTAACAAGGCAATGGTTGGATATGCTTAGTCCGAGTAATTTCCTTCCCACAAATCCTGAAGTGATTAAAACAACGTTGGACGAACAAGGCCAGAACCTGATAAAAGGCTTAGATCATTTAATAGATGATCTCTCCCGTTTTATTCAAAATGAGCTTCCTCGAGATGCTGAGCAATTCAAACTAGGAACCGATCTTGCGACATGTGAAGGTAAAATTATTTACAGAAATTCTTTATTTGAATTGATTCAGTATGTCCCAAAAACCCAAAAGGTATATCCCGAACCCATTTTAATTATTCCGGCTTGGATCATGAAATATTACATTTTAGATCTTTCACCAAATAATTCCATGGTAAAATTTTTGCTAGAGAAAGGCCATACTGTCTTCATGATTTCATGGAAAAATCCAGATAAAGAAGACTCATCACATGGCCTCTCAGATTACCTAAAAGAAGGGGTTATAAAAGCAATTGAAATAGTTTCTAAGGTTGTTCCTAATCAAAAGATCCATGCAACTGGTTATTGTGTTGGCGGTACTATTTTAACAATGGCAGCTGCTTATCTTGCTAAGCATAATAAAAACTTACTTAAATCACTTACCTTATTTGCAACTCAGATTGATTTTGCTGATGCGGGTGAATTGTTGATGTTCATCGATGAAAGTGAGCTTGCCTATTTGGATGATTTAATGTGGAACCAAGGAAATTTGAAAAAATGGCAGCTTTCTGGTGCTTTTAATATGCTTCGCTCTAAGGACTTAATTTGGTCTAGATGGGTTCGAGATTATTTAAAAGGAAAAGAAGAAAAAATGTTTGATTTAATGGCCTGGAATGCTGATGCCACTCGTATACCTTATAAATTACATGCAGAATATTTACGCTCCCTGTATCTTAATAATGATTTGATTGAGCACCGTTATCAGTTTGAAGATACCATTATCGACTTAGATGAGATACGCATACCGGTTTTTGCGGTAGCTACTGAGAAAGATCATATTGCTCCTTGGAAATCCGTTTTTAAGCTTCATGCACTGTTAGCAACAGAATTGACCTTTATTTTAACTAATGGAGGTCATAACGCTGGGATTATAAGTGAACCAGGACATAAAGATCGGAAATTTGAAATTAGGGTATCTAATAGTCGAGATCACTATATTTCCCCTGAAAAATGGAGAGAAAAAGCGGAAAAAAAAATCAGGATCATGGTGGCTAACGTGGCAAAATTGGCTTAA
- a CDS encoding FMN-binding glutamate synthase family protein: protein MKETSLKTLILLLAIFIALIFFLAIWNVFQKKHTLLRNFPIIGYTRYFAEFLGVYLRQYFYARDREELPFNRTERTWVYEASEDVDTTIGFGSTRDRRPLNTIYFVDSPFPVLKRDVVKADSVTIGQHCKFPYTTNSLINISAMSYGAISSNAILALSHGAKKAACWFNTGEGGLSPFHLEGGCDLVAQIGTAKYGYRDEDGNLSDEKLKEAAAHSQVKMFEIKLSQGAKPGKGGLLPAKKVTKEIAKVRGIKPHEDSISPNRFPEISNSFELLNMIHHIREITGKPTGFKVVLGNYEWLDELFQEIIKRGIEYAPDFITLDGAEGGTGAAPLTLADYMGLPLTESLPVLVDKLIEYDLRSRIKVIASGKLITPGKVAWALCVGADFVNSARGFMFALGCVQALRCHKNTCPTGITTHNKWLVRGLNPRNKANRVYHYVKNLTYEVGIICHSCGVEEPRELRRYHARIVSEHGTSVSLADVYPPKERGAKLNKKT, encoded by the coding sequence ATGAAAGAAACTTCTTTGAAGACATTAATATTATTACTTGCTATTTTTATCGCATTAATCTTTTTTTTAGCGATTTGGAATGTCTTCCAAAAAAAACATACTCTATTAAGAAACTTTCCTATCATTGGGTATACACGCTATTTCGCGGAATTCTTAGGCGTGTATTTAAGACAATATTTTTATGCTCGAGATCGAGAAGAATTACCTTTTAATCGTACAGAGCGGACATGGGTTTATGAAGCAAGCGAAGATGTAGATACCACTATAGGATTTGGGTCAACTCGGGATCGCAGGCCTCTAAATACCATTTATTTTGTTGATTCTCCGTTCCCAGTTCTTAAACGTGATGTTGTAAAGGCTGATTCAGTCACCATTGGACAGCACTGCAAATTTCCCTATACAACAAACTCTTTAATCAATATTTCAGCAATGAGTTATGGGGCTATTTCAAGTAATGCCATCTTAGCATTATCTCATGGAGCAAAAAAAGCAGCTTGCTGGTTCAATACTGGAGAGGGGGGATTATCTCCTTTTCATTTAGAAGGCGGATGTGATCTAGTAGCACAAATTGGGACTGCAAAATATGGCTACCGTGATGAGGATGGAAATTTATCTGATGAAAAATTAAAAGAAGCAGCGGCTCATTCACAAGTAAAAATGTTTGAAATCAAATTAAGTCAAGGTGCTAAACCTGGTAAAGGTGGGTTGTTACCTGCAAAAAAGGTAACCAAGGAAATTGCTAAAGTTCGAGGAATTAAGCCTCATGAGGACTCCATAAGTCCAAATCGTTTTCCTGAAATTTCAAACTCATTCGAATTACTTAATATGATCCATCATATAAGGGAAATAACGGGTAAGCCTACAGGATTTAAAGTTGTTTTAGGAAATTATGAATGGCTGGACGAGTTATTTCAGGAAATCATAAAAAGAGGAATTGAATATGCTCCTGACTTTATTACTTTAGATGGTGCTGAGGGTGGAACAGGGGCTGCTCCGCTTACTTTAGCAGATTATATGGGATTACCTTTAACAGAAAGTCTTCCTGTTCTTGTTGATAAGTTAATTGAATATGACTTACGTAGTCGTATTAAGGTAATTGCCTCAGGAAAATTAATCACTCCCGGAAAAGTGGCATGGGCGCTTTGTGTGGGTGCGGATTTTGTTAATTCAGCACGTGGATTTATGTTTGCTCTTGGTTGTGTTCAAGCATTGAGATGTCATAAAAATACGTGCCCTACTGGAATTACAACACACAATAAATGGCTCGTAAGAGGTTTAAATCCTCGAAATAAAGCAAATCGTGTGTATCATTATGTAAAAAATCTTACTTATGAAGTAGGAATTATTTGTCATTCCTGTGGTGTAGAAGAACCACGAGAATTAAGAAGATATCACGCACGAATTGTATCTGAGCATGGGACTTCTGTTTCTTTGGCTGATGTGTATCCACCCAAAGAAAGAGGGGCAAAACTTAATAAGAAAACATGA
- a CDS encoding DUF3175 domain-containing protein, which translates to MTMKDKWSQSVTQKSHALDLEKGVFTWKDPQEIAKSLIHSAEKSTRRKGSIYQSAMSMLSFYINRAGKKLAQEQKDILNKAKDELRKLKETKNR; encoded by the coding sequence ATGACAATGAAAGATAAATGGTCTCAGAGTGTTACTCAAAAAAGTCATGCCTTAGATTTAGAAAAAGGTGTTTTTACCTGGAAAGATCCGCAAGAGATCGCTAAATCTTTAATACACTCGGCCGAAAAAAGTACTCGTCGGAAAGGTTCAATTTATCAATCTGCTATGTCTATGCTTAGTTTTTATATTAATCGAGCTGGAAAGAAGCTGGCTCAGGAGCAAAAAGATATTTTAAATAAGGCAAAGGATGAATTAAGAAAACTAAAGGAGACAAAAAATAGATAA
- a CDS encoding ChaB family protein: MPYKKINELPDSVKDNLPKHAQEIYKEAYNNAWDQYDKPEKRQGDRDREETAHAVAWSAVKKEYEKNSGGEWVKK, from the coding sequence ATGCCCTATAAAAAAATCAATGAACTACCCGATAGCGTTAAGGATAACTTGCCTAAACATGCACAGGAAATTTATAAGGAGGCATATAATAATGCATGGGATCAGTATGATAAGCCAGAGAAAAGGCAGGGAGATCGTGACAGGGAAGAGACTGCGCATGCAGTTGCTTGGAGCGCAGTAAAAAAAGAATATGAAAAAAACTCTGGAGGAGAGTGGGTAAAAAAATAA
- a CDS encoding CvfB family protein, with amino-acid sequence MIKVGQFNKLKMVREAPFGVYLQGGEWGEILLPNKSVPKNALVGDIVDVFVYFDSEDKIIATTVRPHAKLGSCAFLKVVDVNPVGAFLDWGLDKDLLVPKPEQHRPMEKGKSYLVYLKQDNQGRIIASSKIDYFLDKTTANFKSGEEVSLLIADSTPLGRKVIINNSHWGLIHAGDIFQPLIYGKKIKGYIKKIREDGKIDVALRQIGQNSINELAQRIISRLEQSDGFLALHDKSSPAEIQQIFAESKKNFKSALGQLYKRGLIDIEEKGIRLQTVEKKHGF; translated from the coding sequence ATGATAAAAGTTGGACAATTTAATAAATTAAAAATGGTACGGGAGGCTCCTTTTGGGGTGTATCTTCAAGGAGGAGAGTGGGGAGAAATTTTATTACCCAATAAATCTGTACCTAAAAATGCTTTGGTTGGTGATATAGTAGATGTATTTGTTTATTTTGATTCAGAAGACAAAATTATAGCAACAACAGTGCGTCCTCATGCCAAATTAGGTAGCTGTGCTTTTTTAAAAGTGGTTGATGTGAATCCGGTAGGAGCTTTTCTGGATTGGGGATTAGACAAAGATTTATTGGTACCCAAACCAGAACAACACCGTCCTATGGAAAAGGGAAAATCTTATCTTGTCTATTTAAAACAAGATAATCAGGGACGCATTATTGCAAGCTCAAAAATCGATTATTTTTTGGATAAGACAACAGCTAACTTTAAGTCAGGTGAGGAGGTTAGTCTACTGATTGCTGATAGTACACCGTTAGGACGAAAAGTAATTATCAACAACAGCCACTGGGGATTAATCCATGCAGGCGATATTTTTCAACCATTAATCTATGGCAAAAAAATAAAAGGGTACATTAAGAAGATACGTGAAGATGGTAAAATTGATGTTGCTTTAAGACAAATAGGGCAAAACAGTATTAATGAATTAGCACAACGTATTATCTCTAGGCTGGAACAATCCGATGGTTTTTTAGCGTTACATGACAAAAGCTCTCCTGCAGAAATTCAGCAGATATTTGCTGAGAGTAAAAAAAATTTTAAAAGTGCATTGGGACAACTTTATAAACGAGGTTTGATTGATATTGAAGAGAAAGGAATTCGTTTACAGACAGTAGAAAAGAAGCATGGTTTCTAA